Part of the Candidatus Aminicenantes bacterium genome, AGCGAGGGGCACCTGGTCACCGTGATCAGCAACATGACCCTGCTCGCCGACAAGGCGGTCCAGAAGGATATCCTCAAGCACGGCAACGTGACCCTGGCCCTCAGCCTGCAGACGGCCACCCGGGATTCCTACCGCATGCGCGGCTATCCGCGCCTGCCGTTCAGGGATTTTTTCGCCCTGATCGACGACGTGGTCGAGGAAAAATTCCGCCTGGGCAGCGGCGCGCGGCTGGAGATCCATATCGCCTCCAACTACGTCGTCGGCCACGACCCGTCCATCCAGGCCGATCCCCCCTTCGACCCCTGGCCCAACTTTCCCTCGCCA contains:
- a CDS encoding radical SAM protein, with product MPITPEEKSPVVAPRTVFIELTSHCNMHCSFCPSDVLRREKRMIDDAHVRSFLDQLHALGLRPPVLLNVMGEPLLNKRLYEYLDLLESEGHLVTVISNMTLLADKAVQKDILKHGNVTLALSLQTATRDSYRMRGYPRLPFRDFFALIDDVVEEKFRLGSGARLEIHIASNYVVGHDPSIQADPPFDPWPNFPSP